CCTTGCCCTTGGCGCTGCGATTTTCCAGGGACGCGATGGCCTGCGCTGCCTGCTCCAACGGGTAGACCTCGGGCTGGGGTGCGGCCACCGCGCCGGAGGCCAGCAGCGGCTGCAGTTCGGCCCACTGCTCCTGCAGGTAGCCGGGGTGGGAGAACGTCCAGGCACCCCAGCCCGCGCCGACCACGTCGACGTTGTTGAGCAGCAGGCGATTGACCTTGACCGTCGGGATCTCGCCGCCGGTGAACCCGACCACCAACAGGCGCCCGCCCACGGCCAGCGACCGCAGTGAGTCGGTGAAGCGGTCCCCGCCGACCGGGTCGACGACGATGTCCACGCCGCGGCCGTCGGTGAGTTCCTTCACCGCGTCGCGGAATCCGTCGGCCAGCACGACATCCGATGCACCTGCGGCCCTGGCGATCTCGGCCTTCGCCTCGGTGGACACCACGGCGATGGTGCGTGACGCACCGAGCGCCGGTGCCAGCCGCAGCGCCGAGGTGCCGATGCCGCCGGCAGCGCCGTGCACCAGGACGGTCTCGCCCTTGGCCAGCCTGCCCCGGGTCCGTAGCGCGAACTGCACGGTCAGGTCGTTGAACAGGATCCCGGCGCCGGCTTCGAACGACACTGCGTCCGGCAGCGCGAAGACTCGCTCGGCGGGCAGGGCGACGACTTCGGCCATCCCGCCGGACAGCATGGTCAGGCCCAGCACGCGATCACCGGCGGCGACATGGGCACCGGCCGGGGCGCTGCGCACCACGCCGGCGACCTCTGCGCCCGGAGTGAACGGAAGGTCCGGCTTGTACTGGTAGAGGCCTCGGGTGAGCAGGGCG
The genomic region above belongs to Mycolicibacterium sp. HK-90 and contains:
- a CDS encoding NADPH:quinone oxidoreductase family protein; translation: MRAAQITRLDGPDAVRVADVEEPTGAEEIVIDVHAAGVAFPDALLTRGLYQYKPDLPFTPGAEVAGVVRSAPAGAHVAAGDRVLGLTMLSGGMAEVVALPAERVFALPDAVSFEAGAGILFNDLTVQFALRTRGRLAKGETVLVHGAAGGIGTSALRLAPALGASRTIAVVSTEAKAEIARAAGASDVVLADGFRDAVKELTDGRGVDIVVDPVGGDRFTDSLRSLAVGGRLLVVGFTGGEIPTVKVNRLLLNNVDVVGAGWGAWTFSHPGYLQEQWAELQPLLASGAVAAPQPEVYPLEQAAQAIASLENRSAKGKVVLKLR